In Syngnathoides biaculeatus isolate LvHL_M chromosome 8, ASM1980259v1, whole genome shotgun sequence, the genomic stretch TCTAATTTAACACTGAAATACTCACATCATTGGTGgtatgagtgcaactgtgaatcagtagccacGCTCATATTCGACATTTTCAGTTCAACAgtgtggcgggacagttgaaTTAACACATTCAACATCAGACATTCAAGTTTGTAGCAATCCAGTCACCAGTGGTGTTCATTCTAGAGCTCAAAGTATAGTTTCATTATGTCCTCATATTATTAGTGAGGAAGACTGGTGTCTGCCGTGGTGCTCCATCGCCTGTAGGCATCGCGCTTGACCCAATCACTGTCCTGACCCGGCAGCCAAAATGGTATCCCTTTCAAATGGGGAACAGACCCCCTGGGCTGTGGAGTCCATCTGGGGTGGCAATTAATTAGTTTAGTGCCACCGTGCTAGCCACGCCTGTCCAGTCTTTTCTCTGATGTTCTTGGTGGTAATCCACTTCACAACAGAGTGCCACAACAACTGTGGTATCTTTTTGTCCTTGCGTTCCCATGGGAACATGGGACAAGTGCACCCAACTACGGGGTGTCATCTTCATGTCTCATGTTCGCAATACACCTGTGGCATGAGTTATAGCTTcaagcatttttcaatatgatgCCACAAGCTCCTCTTTGCACCGCCTCTCaagctttgtctttgtctcatAAGAACGGAAATATGTCTCTCATGATCTAAGAATCCTTTCAGGTGGCTTTTAGCAAACTCCAGGCAGACTGCCATGTGCACTTTATTTAGCTGTGGCTTAGATCTAGCCACTCTACTATACAATGACTAATGGAGTGCTACAAAGATAGTTGACAAGGTTCTCCTCTCTTTACAGAGGACAACTGGAGCTCTGACAGGTTCTTTGTCACCTCCTTGTCAAAGGCACTTCTCTCCCGATTGCTCAGTTAAGATGGGCCGCCAATCCTAAAAAGAGTCCTGGTGGTTCGGAATGTCTTCCATTTACAGATTACAGAGGCCACTGTGCTAATTGGAACCTTCAGTGCAACAGATTTTTCTTTCCTGCACCATTGCCCCAATTTGTGCCTCAAGACAGTCCTTTCTCAGAGGTATACTGACATTTTTTGATTTCGTGCTTGGTGTGTGCTGTGACATACAGTGTCACCCGTGGGACCTTATAAAGATAGTTGTGTACCTTTCCAAATTCTGTCAAATAAACAATGTATCACAGGGGGAATCCAGTTAAGATGTAGGGACCTCTCAAGGATGAGTGGAAACCTGATCAAGTTTGAGCTTTGTGGACAAGGTCACGAATACTTACGTACAAgagatttcttgttttttttttaattaatatatttGCTAAAAGTTCTAAAACCATTTTTTCATGTCAGTAAGGGGTGTTGTGGGTAGAATTTGGAGCTGGGTGGGAGAACTTATTAAATTTTTGAATGAGGCtttaagaaaatgtatgcaCTGTGAATACAGTAATCACTCTTTAATTCACAgatcacctatcgcggattcagATCATCGCAGatttccggaaaaaaaaaaaaaaaaaaagttcactacATACTAATGTGCCATCCCCGGCACgatgacatggaccaatgaagcaaaaacaaacaaacaaaaaaaaacatgccagcaTTCATTAATACAGTACTGACCTGTATATTACGGGGGAAGGCAATGCACCATCGCCGGCGAAACAACATGAACCAacgaagcaaaaaataaataaataacatttttaaaaagcgcaagcatacattagtacagtactgcagCAGAaagccgcattgatagggtataatgcggcatccccatGAAGAAGATAAGGACCCATGaaggttggggcatctgattcggatttgcggtttttcactttttgtggaTGGGTTTAGTACCAATTCACcgcgaaaaacgagggattactgtacattcCAGATGCACTGTTCTCTTTTCCCACCATTCAAAGTTATTCAGTGTGTGCTGTCTGTAACCTCAGAACAACGTGTGATGGGACCATGTAAAACAAAGACTAATCTCGACTCTCATCAATGACAACCACGTCAAGTGTTGCTCTACCTAGAGAGTAAGATTTTAAAGGTTTCTTGAAGGAGGAGATACCAATTTTGGGTACTGTTATGAAAATGCAAACTGTAAATATGTTtatgtattacatacatatgaACATGCATTGCGTGAGATAGGTATGAGATATATATAAAGCCATTTTGACATCTTTGCAATGTGGTTTCACATCTCCGAATTACAAAAATTTATAATTAAATTTTTGATATTAACCACAAATAatttttgacactgttaaatttCACAGGAGTTTAGACAAAAGCGATTGTGCTTTTGAGGCAGAGGAACGGATGTTTTCAAATGATCCAGAAGGAAAAACTCTTACCGTTGTTGCTCCTCTCCTTCTCAGAATGACACCCTCTGCAAGCAAAGCCTTCGCAGTCTCCTCAAACAGAGCACAGTCATCCATCCCGTACTGACTGTTTAACTCTGCATACTTGTCTACAAACCTacagtaaaatataaaatattatgtAAATGTTAATGCTAATCTGAGTGTTCCAtcagtacaaaaataaattaaaaaacccAAACGTTTAACATCATTTtgcataaaaaaggaaaaacaatactAACCTCTGACTGGTAGAGACAAAGTTTGATTTGGAAAGATCAAAAGGCCGAAGGCCCATCCCATACTGGTCATAAAAATTCCTTAAAGCATAGTGAGACATAAATATTACGTAATGCAGTACACTGTATTCTACATCAGAGATGCCCACGGGCACATGGTTGCCCAGGAGGACCACTTAAGACACCtccgaggcatgttctaaaaatagcacaggttacaaattattatttgtgctttaaattttgaatctaacttgcttccatgatttttttttaaatgtcatataaaaattaataaaaatattttatgtataatgaactctgaagtttgccgcaaacagatcacatagcccttcatacgatcatTGCTCACGAAGTGGCCCTCagcttcaaaaaggttggtgacccgtGTTCTATAGGATTTCTGTAAGTGATAAATTGTTATATACCTAGATGCTATTTCATTGCAAGAAATAGTAAAAACTTTACTTACGCTCTAATTTTATCTTCTGTATAGAAAATTTCAGGCACTGGGTCTGGTTTCTTGACCCTGGATCTTGTAAAAGGCTTGACATAAAGTGGTTGGCATTTTGGTGGAAAAACTTCATACACATCATACCAGATTGGTTTCTCCGTTTTCTTTATCACTCCAGAGCGCATTAGATCCCGAACCCTGTTAATCATATTTTGAGTTAGTCATGTTAAATTACAAaccaatcaaattcaaaataaagctCATACAAAGtcagacaaataaaaacaaaaggaattaAAATCACTTGTATAAACCACTTTTGCTGAAGATGTGTCTTTAACAAGATAGTTATTTCTTGGACAGGCTTCAGTGAGTTTAATAAAAACGAAAAATTTTCTTTGCAGGTGATTAAATTTCTAATGAATGCTTTTCATCAACAAGCCATTCATGATGGAACACTAACAACAAAAATtgttgaaatgagtttcctcgaaagggtgttcgggctctcccttagaggtagtgagaagctcggtcatccgtgaagggctcagagttgaggagcttctcctacgcattgagaggagccagatgacgtggttggggcatctgattcagatgcctcgcTGACGCCTCCATGGAAGGAGATCCTGACTTCGACCCAGGACACCCTTGAGATGCTACGTCTCTCGaatggcctgggaacgcctcgggatctcccCGGGAGCTGGATGAAATGGGTGAGGAAAggaaagtcttcttcttttcctttcagcttgtcctgtcagGGGTCACAccacgtgtcatcttttgccatcttagcctatctcctgcatcttcctctctaaccccaactgtcctcacgtcttccctcacaacatccaccaaccttctctttggccttcctctcgctcttttgcctggcagctccatacgACCCAACCTCAGATCAGTGGTAgaagataaatgaatgaatgaatgaatgaatatatcaaaatcagaatcagctttattagccaagtatgtaaaacatacaaggaatctgtctccggcagtcagtgccgCCCTTGTAttacattcagaacaaagaacaaacaaagtaacaagaacaaagaacaagagacattctgtTAGTAGGaaatattccttataagagtcatagctatgcaagatgcagtcttcttaaTTTAGAACAGATAAGACATAAGAGTGTGTCAaggccccacattatgttaagctctTTAAGGGGAGGGGTGTCGTGGGCGGGTGTAATCTAAAGTAGGAGACAGAAAGTGTGGAGGCGCACCGGCCATTGtttgagaaagttctgtgtgctgccaaaagaaaccagtggcttcctcttctgattttttacagtacgtaggTGAATTGTGacgttggatgtaacaaccagtcatgcctcactcattgaatgacATTGCAAaaggccacaaactgaatagctggatgttatactttcaatttgcgttgtatttatttttttttgcgcccaacacagaatatctgcgaagagattGCATCGGCGGTGGACAATTGCGCAtgcgtgcagtttagagggaacactggctgatgttttctttttttattattattattattggcacACCGTCCTGCaattgaccaagactgcctcgcaacACATTGTGTCCCCCTGGACTAGTGCATGACAATAGcacaaagggagcagtttaaggtGAATATGAATATATCTGTTTTGCAGGTCAAAGCAGGTTTATATAAAAATGCATACTCCAAACCAGTCCGCAATACAAAAGGTTCGGGAACACTGGTTTAAcacatgtaaataccatgaaataaaagctgtaattctgaattgttctctcatcttcattttttaatgggaaacccaaatgtttcagtacaaaacaaaaacctgaggttaagagggaggaggaggtagTGGGGGAAATCTGCATTTCAATTTTAGGCCATATCGCCCAACACTAGTCCCAATACAGCAAAATCAAATGTTGGCATCTAACCACCATCTAGCTCGTCTACCACTTTGGAATGAGAGTcagctggagccaattccagagCCTAGATAATATACTTTACATATGTTTTTGGATTGTTCCTGAAAGGCAGAGTACCCTGAGAAAGCAGGGCaataatgcaaactccactccaGACGGCCTGTGCTGAGCTTCAAAGCCAAACCTGTGAACTGTGACGCAGACACGGGAATCATTCCCTTCACCATGCTGCCATAAGTGACTGACAAAACAATTTCTCTTGGATTTACTCAAAATTGTGATGTGCCATGAATCTTTTATCCATATATCCATTTcctacactgcttatcctcactaaggttgtGGGTATACttgatcctatcccagctgacggCAGGTGAGAGGTCCGGTGGACCATGAATTGGTTGCAGATAACCCCAGGACACATGTAAAtaatcattcacacctacaggcaatttagattctttaGTTAATCCAccgtacatgtttttgggaccacGGAGGAAACCGGGGTATCGGGAAAAAACCCATGGAGGGAACATGTCAACTGCACACgagcgaggctggatttgaacccgggtcctcaggactgtgaggcagacatgctaaccagtcaAGTGTATTATCGATGTGTATCTTTTTATTGATGTGTATCTCTTTATTGAGGCGTATCTTTTTATTGATATTTATGTCTTTattgatgcgtatcttttgctcacacatgccaaatcatcagttaaccttactggagagaccagggcataggaatgtgccagttattaccagcttagtcattatgatgaagatagtttgtgatgctcttattttatgatgcggttctcttTGTGATGTTCTTTATTTGGGATGATGCTCTTTATTTCCCTTTTATacgtttgtgatgcggaccctgaTGAATAGTAGGggaatgctgtaagtcctctgtattgttgcacttctgatctgcaacagccattgtctgtcccTCATTTGTgaccagaatattctgtaagtaaaaacttcaaagaaactgttcatcatctccagcctgtatttggataaccaacattctcactacccgaaattaaacgaacacgcggggaggaaaaaagcgttcttttcggagaatcctagagactagaattcctcattcgaaatcacAGGACAAAGTGTGCACTATAAAAAGTTGAGAAGAAATACCCGGATGAACAGAAGTTGAGAAGAAttacccggatgaacagtgaattgcgcaattgtgattttattttagagaggttgtttcgttctttcaagaatcctagaaactaaattcctcaaataaaataagagtttaagagtacttttgagaaaaaaaaaaatcaaagaggttcgaccacttttgataaaagacaatttaaatcaaaatgcagGGAGAGTTTGACAAGGAAAGTGAGTGGTTCGATTTGTGGCAAATACCAaaaccattctgaacaagtGGTGCTAAGTGAACAAGTGAGGaatgcatgtgatgtgtgtgttggaggatTGCCTAAAAAGGAAcgagagaatgagaaagaacagttgaaagaatggatgaggaaatgtgagaatggatggtttcctccaatgtcttcaactgcgtgtttggtgacattaatgaggGAAACGGAAAAAAGCTTGTGGTAAAAGAGCGGCAGCTCTCAAATTGTAAGTAGAAAAAAACTAACAGGTTGTCTCCAAAAGGTAGAAAGGTGAGAGAGAATGCTGAGAAAGtgtggaaatgaaagcaagAGCAAGGATGATGGCGATGggatgtgcgttaaagttgtcccgtttggttgtcaaggaagagagtgttggtctggtacctTCAACACCCAAAGTGCCCTTCGCGCCGCCTCCTTACATCTTTTGGCGTTGTTTTCAAAAGACCCATGTGTACCACCTTACCATGAAGCCAGGaaatttcaggctccagtgtTGAATGTAACTGCTGGTCGACTTGAAGTAGATGTAGATgatcaaacgtctctcactcactcacaacaaacatcaaacatgaatacggTTGCAGTAATTCTGGCTGCTAGAGTCACCGCCGCCATTAAAGAATTAGAaggaaaattggacaaagttgTAGATTTGAGAGCTGACCCATTTACACGTTTGAATCGGCTAGGAATGTACAAGGCGGAATTAAatagacaccaagaggttccacaaaatattagCGATCAACTTGAGAGAATCACCACTGAACATGAAGACAGAGCGAACGCTGAAGTGGAGGAGCAGAAACGTGCCCTATGCAcagaacaagaagcagcccaactgaagagagaacaggaattTGCTGTCTACGCTGGTAGAGGCCCTTCAAGTGGGGAAGTGGAAAGCAGGTTGTACATTGATCAGTTCCAGAACCAAGTAACAGAATTAAAGtgtcatgtccagaatctttcaggttCCCACCACGACTCTGTTCTGGATCAAACCGGAGCTCCTGAAGACCCCGAGAAATCTTCCAAAAGGTCCAGCTTCTCCTCATCGGCCTGTGACTCGTTCCCAAATCTTACAGGCTCCCATGATGGCCAAAATTGATCCGgctactggtaactctgctatgttttacaaacctttctctcccactgatgtgagtgtgctgatgcagaaacttccacctaTGCGATCTGGTGGTGTAAATTGGCTTCAATCAGTGCAGAGAGCAGTTACAGGACAAATGCTATCAGCAGGTGATATCCGTGTCCTTCTTACACAATCATGTTCGATTTCACAGTTGAAcactctgatgcaaaattccggtttttcttctctcccggatcatcaggctcttacacgagaaaattatttgaccttgtctacagcaCTGGACGCTTTGTTTCCACTTCCCGAGTGTGTTATCTAAGATATAGtgtttgctcccaaagcagatgaggaggccgcGGGTTTTGTTGACCGTGCCCTCACTGATTATTCTCTGAAAACATGACACGGTCCTACGGACTCCGCCTTGCATTGgcaagtgttccgagcagcTATTTTGAAGGGCGTTCTCAGGTCTGTGGCgcaggccatggaggccaatccagaccttcctggtgctgaggttgaccggtggttgtcacatcttaaacatcatttgaggagataTGCTAAAGAGAAAGAATctaaggtagacaaacacaaaagcacaGAAACAAAACTTGCTATGTTGCAGTTGCAATATCTGAGAAATCAGGAAGAAGCCACTCATGctgtgatctcatctccctctgtcggttctgagtgcatgatgtatcaagcaggttcattcatcGGTCGAGGTACGCTCCCTGGTGGCCATGacatgtgcttcaattgtgggcagcctggtcattgggcccgtgcttgcagacagcgacctcaagTGTCCGGATGGAGAGGCAGAGGCCAACAACCTGCACGCGGCTACAATCGACGAGGTTACAACCAATCCCGAGAGGGAGGACATCTTAaacagcaccagcagcagcaacagggaTATCCCTCAGTGCCAAACCAGCAGTATCTACCGCCCTCTGGTGGACAGTTTCCGGAATGATGGTCCCCTGAATTCACATGTTTAGGCCTGCAG encodes the following:
- the mrps23 gene encoding 28S ribosomal protein S23, mitochondrial isoform X3, whose amino-acid sequence is MRSGVIKKTEKPIWYDVYEVFPPKCQPLYVKPFTRSRVKKPDPVPEIFYTEDKIRANFYDQYGMGLRPFDLSKSNFVSTSQRFVDKYAELNSQYGMDDCALFEETAKALLAEGVILRRRGATTVSAESKNPVLELKLTAMLTEEPSVDDDSKQMPEEHTKHTHTS
- the mrps23 gene encoding 28S ribosomal protein S23, mitochondrial isoform X1, producing the protein MAGSRLERVGTVFTRVRDLMRSGVIKKTEKPIWYDVYEVFPPKCQPLYVKPFTRSRVKKPDPVPEIFYTEDKIRANFYDQYGMGLRPFDLSKSNFVSTSQRFVDKYAELNSQYGMDDCALFEETAKALLAEGVILRRRGATTVSAESKNPVLELKLTAMLTEEPSVDDDSKQMPEEHTKHTHTS
- the mrps23 gene encoding 28S ribosomal protein S23, mitochondrial isoform X2, whose protein sequence is MINRVRDLMRSGVIKKTEKPIWYDVYEVFPPKCQPLYVKPFTRSRVKKPDPVPEIFYTEDKIRANFYDQYGMGLRPFDLSKSNFVSTSQRFVDKYAELNSQYGMDDCALFEETAKALLAEGVILRRRGATTVSAESKNPVLELKLTAMLTEEPSVDDDSKQMPEEHTKHTHTS